From one Triticum urartu cultivar G1812 chromosome 3, Tu2.1, whole genome shotgun sequence genomic stretch:
- the LOC125549528 gene encoding tryptophan decarboxylase 1-like — MGSLDTNPMSFSALPNDKAAFEPLNPEDVRAYLHKAVDFISDYYTNVESMHVLPNVKPGYLQDELSASPPTYSAPFDVTMKELRTSVVPGMTHWASPNFFAFFPSTNSAAAIAGDLIASAMNSVGFTWQASPAATEMEVLALDWLAQLLRLPTTFMNRTSNGRGTGGGVILGTTSEAMLVTLVAARDAALRRTGSVGVSDIPRLTVYAADQTHSTFFKACRLAGFDPANIRSISTGPETNYGLDPAKLLEAMQADANAGLVPTYVCVTVGTTSSNAVDPVGAVADIAAMFNAWVHVDAAYAGSACICPEFRHHLDGVERVDSISMSPHKWLLTCLDCTCLYVRDAHRLSDSLETNPEYLKNDATESGEVTDLKDMQVGVGRRFRGLKLWMVMRTYGTAKLQEHIRSDVAMAKMFEDFVRADGRFEVVVPRNFALVCFRIKASGAMTEEDADEVNRVLMENLNKTGKAYLAHTVVGDKFVLRFAVGSSLQEEGHVRSVWDLIKKTTSSIMN, encoded by the coding sequence ATGGGCAGCTTGGACACCAACCCAATGTCCTTCTCCGCCTTGCCCAACGACAAGGCCGCGTTCGAGCCGCTCAATCCCGAAGATGTCCGCGCATACCTTCACAAGGCTGTCGACTTCATCTCCGACTACTACACCAACGTCGAGTCCATGCATGTTCTCCCTAACGTGAAGCCCGGATACCTGCAAGACGAGCTCAGTGCGTCCCCGCCAACCTACTCCGCGCCATTTGATGTCACCATGAAGGAGCTCAGGACCTCCGTCGTCCCCGGCATGACGCACTGGGCTAGCCCAAACTTCTTCGCCTTCTTCCCGTCCACGAACAGCGCCGCTGCCATCGCCGGCGACCTCATCGCCTCTGCCATGAACTCCGTTGGATTCACGTGGCAGGCCTCGCCTGCAGCCACCGAGATGGAGGTTCTCGCTCTCGACTGGCTTGCGCAGCTTTTGCGCCTACCCACTACCTTCATGAACCGCACCAGCAATGGTCGTGGCACTGGTGGTGGCGTCATCCTTGGCACAACAAGCGAGGCAATGCTTGTCACGCTAGTCGCCGCTCGTGATGCAGCGCTGCGCCGAACCGGCTCCGTCGGCGTGTCCGACATCCCACGCTTGACTGTGTATGCTGCCGACCAGACCCACTCCACGTTCTTCAAGGCGTGTCGCCTCGCAGGCTTCGACCCCGCCAACATCCGCTCCATCTCCACGGGGCCGGAAACTAACTACGGGCTCGACCCGGCCAAACTTCTCGAGGCAATGCAAGCTGATGCCAACGCCGGTCTTGTGCCTACATATGTTTGTGTCACGGTGGGCACCACGTCTTCCAACGCCGTCGACCCGGTGGGCGCCGTTGCAGACATTGCCGCCATGTTCAATGCGTGGGTCCACGTCGATGCTGCCTACGCTGGCAGTGCGTGTATCTGCCCGGAGTTTCGCCACCATCTCGACGGCGTTGAGCGCGTGGACTCCATTAGCATGAGTCCGCACAAATGGCTTCTCACATGCCTCGATTGCACCTGCCTTTACGTCCGTGATGCTCATCGGCTAAGCGACTCGTTGGAGACCAACCCGGAGTACCTCAAAAACGACGCTACCGAGTCTGGTGAGGTCACCGATCTTAAGGACATGCAGGTCGGCGTCGGTCGGCGCTTTCGCGGGCTCAAGCTTTGGATGGTCATGCGCACTTACGGTACTGCAAAGCTCCAAGAGCACATCCGTAGTGATGTCGCCATGGCCAAGATGTTTGAAGATTTTGTTCGTGCTGACGGTAGGTTCGAGGTGGTCGTGCCGAGAAACTTTGCTCTTGTGTGCTTTAGGATCAAGGCAAGTGGAGCCATGACGGAGGAGGATGCCGATGAGGTCAACCGTGTACTAATGGAGAATCTGAACAAGACTGGCAAGGCATATCTTGCGCATACGGTGGTTGGTGATAAGTTTGTGCTTCGGTTCGCCGTTGGGTCGTCGCTGCAAGAGGAGGGACATGTGAGAAGTGTCTGGGACCTCATCAAGAAGACCACGAGCAGTATCATGAATTAA